One Nocardia iowensis DNA window includes the following coding sequences:
- a CDS encoding RNA polymerase sigma-70 factor — translation MEPDGLREFVAHRPRLFALAYRMLGSAGEAEDAVQETYLRWDAADRSRIRSAEAWLTTVLVNQCRTWLVSARARRETYVGPWLPEPVPTERGELGPLETVEERELVSFALLTALERLTPIERAVFVLREAFGYAHREIADMLTITETNSQQIYRRAGQRVREGRARFDISTEYAGELIKRFLKAARNGDIESLEQMLTADVTSIADGGGQINAARRPVVGAKKVARYLAGLFRWEVPGMEVRIEEINGAPAAVARVDGVPLLVAGLEFVDGAIAALRLVVNPEKLSYLARSSKS, via the coding sequence ATGGAGCCGGACGGGTTGCGGGAATTCGTCGCGCATCGACCCAGGCTGTTCGCACTCGCCTACCGGATGCTCGGGTCGGCCGGTGAAGCCGAAGACGCCGTGCAGGAGACATATCTGCGCTGGGACGCCGCCGATCGCAGCCGAATCCGTTCCGCCGAAGCCTGGTTGACCACCGTGCTGGTGAATCAATGCCGCACCTGGCTGGTTTCGGCGCGGGCCCGCCGGGAGACCTACGTCGGACCGTGGCTGCCCGAGCCCGTACCCACCGAGCGCGGCGAGCTCGGTCCGCTGGAGACCGTCGAAGAGCGCGAGCTGGTTTCGTTCGCGCTGCTGACCGCGCTGGAGCGGTTGACGCCGATCGAACGGGCCGTATTCGTGCTGCGCGAGGCATTCGGTTACGCACACCGCGAGATCGCCGACATGCTCACCATCACCGAGACCAATTCGCAGCAGATCTACCGGCGGGCCGGCCAGCGCGTGCGCGAAGGCCGGGCGCGGTTCGACATTTCGACCGAGTACGCGGGCGAGCTGATCAAGCGGTTCCTGAAGGCGGCGCGCAATGGCGACATCGAGTCGCTGGAGCAGATGCTCACTGCCGATGTCACCTCGATCGCCGACGGCGGCGGTCAGATCAACGCGGCCCGGCGGCCGGTCGTCGGCGCGAAGAAGGTCGCGCGGTACCTGGCCGGGCTGTTCCGCTGGGAGGTGCCCGGCATGGAGGTCCGGATCGAGGAGATCAACGGCGCGCCCGCTGCGGTGGCCAGGGTGGACGGAGTTCCGCTGCTCGTCGCCGGCTTGGAATTCGTGGATGGTGCGATCGCCGCGCTGCGGCTGGTGGTCAATC
- a CDS encoding CDP-alcohol phosphatidyltransferase family protein produces the protein MEAAVPTQRRRRRSIRLLPSVVTILALCSGLSAVKFGLDNRLDIALAMIGAAAVLDTLDGRLARMLDATTKIGAELDSLSDAISFGVAPALVLYVTLLHSETAGWIIALLFAVSIVLRLARFNTLLDDDTRPEWSREYFVGVPAPAGALIAMVPVALFVVFGDGWWVSFYAVAAWTVGAAALCVSTIPTLAMKSVSVAPQAAAGLLVLVALAAALLVTYPIVLLLILVALYLGHIPFAWHSQRWVAARPETWQHKPAERRAQRRAQRRPVIRRPAIRGSTARLRLRRPGGKRDIDNLPR, from the coding sequence ATGGAAGCGGCTGTCCCGACCCAGCGACGACGGCGCCGCTCGATCCGGCTGCTGCCGAGCGTGGTGACCATTCTGGCGCTGTGCTCCGGGTTGTCCGCGGTGAAGTTCGGCCTGGACAACCGGCTCGACATCGCGCTCGCGATGATCGGCGCCGCGGCCGTGCTCGACACCCTCGACGGTCGGCTCGCCCGAATGCTCGACGCTACCACCAAGATCGGTGCGGAGCTGGATTCGCTCTCCGACGCCATCTCCTTCGGCGTCGCGCCCGCGCTCGTGCTCTATGTGACGTTGCTGCACAGCGAAACCGCGGGCTGGATCATCGCCCTACTGTTCGCGGTGAGCATCGTGCTGCGGCTGGCCAGGTTCAACACCCTGCTGGACGACGACACCCGGCCGGAGTGGTCGCGCGAATACTTCGTCGGCGTGCCCGCCCCGGCGGGTGCGCTCATCGCCATGGTGCCGGTCGCGCTGTTCGTGGTGTTCGGTGACGGTTGGTGGGTTTCCTTCTACGCGGTCGCGGCGTGGACCGTCGGCGCCGCCGCGTTGTGCGTCAGCACCATTCCGACGCTGGCCATGAAGTCGGTGTCGGTCGCGCCGCAAGCCGCGGCCGGGTTGCTGGTGTTGGTCGCGCTGGCCGCGGCGCTGCTGGTCACCTACCCGATCGTGCTGCTGCTGATCCTGGTCGCCTTGTATTTGGGCCACATCCCGTTCGCCTGGCACTCGCAGCGCTGGGTGGCCGCACGCCCGGAAACCTGGCAGCACAAGCCCGCTGAGCGGCGTGCGCAACGCCGCGCTCAGCGCAGGCCGGTGATTCGCCGTCCCGCGATCCGCGGCTCCACCGCCCGCCTTCGGTTGCGCCGCCCCGGCGGCAAGCGCGACATCGACAACCTGCCCCGCTGA
- a CDS encoding phosphatidylserine decarboxylase has product MARRPTPPGTPERTGIGHVADLVRNAIPPLHPAGLPFVAAPLAIAVVGGKRKWVRRTGLVAAAACATFFRHPNRVPPNRPGVVVAPADGEIALVDTAAPPAELGLGDQPLPRVSIFLSVLDVHVQRTPVSGVVRTVLHQAGQFRSADLPEASSVNERNSMVLETPDGHQVVVVQIAGLLARRIVCDAQVGDVLTIGDTYGLIRFGSRLDTYFPAGTELLVQVGQRTIGGETVLAVLGSSASTDS; this is encoded by the coding sequence GTGGCCCGCCGTCCCACGCCGCCCGGCACGCCTGAACGCACCGGAATCGGCCATGTTGCCGATTTGGTTCGCAACGCGATTCCCCCGCTGCATCCCGCCGGGCTTCCGTTCGTCGCCGCCCCACTCGCGATCGCCGTCGTCGGCGGCAAGCGCAAGTGGGTGCGCCGGACGGGGCTGGTGGCCGCGGCCGCGTGCGCGACGTTCTTCCGGCACCCGAACCGGGTGCCGCCGAACCGGCCCGGTGTCGTGGTCGCCCCGGCGGACGGCGAGATCGCCCTCGTCGACACCGCCGCTCCGCCTGCGGAATTGGGCCTCGGCGACCAGCCACTGCCCCGGGTGAGCATCTTCCTGTCCGTTCTCGACGTGCACGTGCAGCGCACGCCGGTCTCCGGTGTCGTGCGCACGGTCCTGCATCAGGCGGGCCAGTTCCGGTCGGCCGATCTCCCCGAGGCCAGTTCGGTCAACGAGCGCAACAGCATGGTGCTGGAAACCCCGGACGGGCATCAGGTCGTCGTGGTGCAGATCGCGGGCCTGCTGGCCCGCCGGATCGTCTGCGACGCCCAGGTCGGCGACGTGCTGACCATCGGTGACACCTACGGGCTGATCCGCTTCGGGTCCCGCCTGGACACCTACTTCCCGGCGGGCACCGAGCTACTCGTCCAGGTGGGACAGCGCACCATCGGCGGCGAGACCGTCCTCGCGGTGCTCGGGTCCTCGGCATCCACTGATTCATGA
- a CDS encoding GlsB/YeaQ/YmgE family stress response membrane protein, giving the protein MLGLGIIGWIIIGGLAGWIASKIMKTDAQQGILLNIVVGIVGGLLGGFILKLFGVDVEGAGLWFSFFTCLGGAVILLFLVGLVMGRRVRS; this is encoded by the coding sequence ATGCTCGGTCTCGGGATTATCGGGTGGATCATCATCGGTGGTCTTGCCGGCTGGATCGCCAGCAAGATCATGAAGACGGACGCCCAGCAGGGCATCTTGTTGAACATCGTCGTAGGCATCGTCGGTGGCCTACTCGGCGGGTTCATCCTGAAGTTGTTCGGTGTCGACGTCGAAGGCGCCGGCCTCTGGTTCAGCTTCTTCACCTGCCTCGGTGGCGCGGTCATTCTGCTGTTCCTGGTCGGTCTGGTGATGGGCCGCCGAGTCCGAAGCTGA
- a CDS encoding beta-ketoacyl-ACP synthase III, with the protein MAARIAQTTGAEHTAILGLGVYRPVRVVTNDEVAGPINSSDEWIQTRSGIKTRRFAGESETIQSMSVAAAKGALESSGIAVDQVDCVIVATSTHLLLTPAAAPRIATELGMNGAAAFDVSAGCAGFCHALALASDLVRCGTAGHVLVIGVEKLTDTINPKDRSTAFLFADGAGAVIVGPSAEPGIGPTVWGSDGTQHHAIRQDKDWVEFFREIDDKGLDAVRPYLAMEGTAVFRWAAHSLEKVCRDAIDRAGLSTDDLDAMIPHQANGRIIEIMARVLKLPENCALANDIEETGNTSAASIPLAMESLLRKGESKPGDTALLIAFGAGLSYAAQVVTLPKAAISG; encoded by the coding sequence ATGGCTGCTCGAATCGCCCAGACCACCGGGGCAGAGCACACGGCGATCCTCGGGCTCGGCGTATACCGCCCGGTTCGAGTCGTGACCAATGACGAGGTGGCGGGTCCGATCAACTCGAGCGACGAGTGGATCCAGACCAGGTCCGGGATCAAGACCCGGCGGTTCGCCGGAGAGTCGGAAACCATCCAGAGCATGAGCGTCGCCGCGGCCAAGGGGGCGCTCGAATCGTCGGGCATCGCGGTCGACCAGGTCGATTGCGTTATCGTCGCGACGTCGACGCACCTCCTGCTGACCCCCGCCGCCGCACCGCGGATCGCGACCGAACTCGGCATGAACGGCGCGGCAGCCTTCGACGTCTCCGCCGGTTGCGCCGGCTTCTGCCACGCCCTCGCGCTGGCCTCGGACCTGGTCCGCTGCGGTACCGCCGGGCACGTGCTGGTGATCGGCGTGGAGAAGCTGACCGACACGATCAACCCGAAGGACCGCTCGACCGCGTTCCTGTTCGCCGACGGCGCGGGCGCCGTGATCGTCGGCCCCTCGGCCGAGCCGGGTATCGGCCCGACGGTGTGGGGGTCGGACGGCACCCAGCATCACGCGATCCGGCAAGACAAGGACTGGGTCGAGTTCTTCCGGGAGATCGACGACAAGGGCCTCGACGCGGTGCGCCCGTACCTGGCGATGGAGGGCACCGCGGTGTTCCGCTGGGCCGCCCATTCCCTGGAGAAGGTCTGCCGCGACGCCATCGACCGGGCCGGACTGTCCACCGACGACCTGGACGCGATGATTCCGCACCAGGCCAACGGCCGGATCATCGAGATCATGGCGCGGGTGCTGAAGCTGCCGGAGAACTGCGCGCTGGCCAACGACATCGAGGAGACCGGCAATACCTCGGCCGCGTCGATCCCGCTGGCCATGGAGTCGCTGTTACGCAAGGGCGAGTCCAAGCCGGGTGACACCGCGTTGCTCATCGCCTTCGGCGCGGGGCTTTCCTATGCGGCACAGGTCGTTACGCTGCCCAAAGCGGCAATCAGCGGGTAA
- a CDS encoding SIMPL domain-containing protein: protein MRRMTRWSAPIAVLAATTALLTGCGKSDSGPEREVTVVGSGQVRGAPDILNADIGVEVTADNVSAAIDRANEKAKAMTDAMVGAGLPREDVRTTDVSIQPQYAGGPDNNNTVIGYRATNSVHVVVRELSKASGVLDSAIRAGGNETRLRTVSFAIDDNSQLLADARARAFADAKARAEQYAVLAGVRLTEVITITEASNRDDIPKGSSARDAAPESLALEPGTQTVTFTVKVTWGLR from the coding sequence ATGCGACGAATGACGCGCTGGTCCGCGCCTATTGCCGTGCTCGCGGCAACCACCGCGTTGCTGACCGGCTGCGGCAAGTCCGACTCCGGACCCGAACGGGAAGTCACCGTGGTCGGCAGTGGCCAGGTGCGCGGCGCCCCGGACATCCTGAATGCCGACATCGGCGTCGAGGTGACCGCCGACAATGTCTCGGCCGCTATCGACCGCGCAAATGAGAAGGCCAAGGCGATGACCGACGCGATGGTCGGCGCGGGCCTTCCCCGCGAGGACGTTCGCACCACCGACGTCTCGATTCAGCCGCAATACGCGGGCGGCCCGGACAACAACAACACCGTCATCGGCTACCGCGCCACCAACTCGGTGCACGTCGTCGTGCGGGAGCTGAGCAAGGCATCCGGCGTGCTGGACAGCGCGATCAGGGCGGGTGGCAACGAAACCAGGCTGCGCACGGTGTCTTTCGCGATCGACGACAACTCGCAGCTGCTCGCCGACGCGCGGGCGCGGGCGTTCGCCGACGCGAAGGCGCGCGCCGAGCAGTACGCGGTGCTCGCCGGGGTGCGGTTGACCGAGGTGATCACCATTACCGAGGCGAGCAACCGCGACGACATCCCGAAGGGGTCGTCCGCGCGGGACGCGGCGCCGGAATCGCTCGCGCTGGAACCCGGCACTCAGACGGTGACGTTCACCGTGAAGGTCACCTGGGGACTGCGCTGA
- a CDS encoding SRPBCC family protein: MPKNLEATIDIAASPEQVWAVVSDVKRMPEFSPQCVRMLPLGTPKAGTWVLNLNRDGKKYWPTTARIVRFEPNQAFAFRVNENRSIWSYTLEPTETGTRLIERRDVSNGTTWLSRKAIDAALGGELPFEAELVRGMQETLGKIKNAVESKA, from the coding sequence TTGCCGAAGAATCTCGAAGCCACCATTGATATCGCCGCGTCGCCCGAGCAGGTGTGGGCCGTGGTCTCGGATGTGAAGCGGATGCCCGAGTTCAGCCCGCAGTGCGTGCGGATGCTGCCGCTCGGCACGCCGAAGGCGGGCACCTGGGTGCTCAACCTGAACCGGGACGGCAAGAAGTACTGGCCGACCACCGCCCGGATCGTGCGTTTCGAGCCGAACCAGGCGTTCGCGTTCCGGGTCAACGAGAACCGCTCCATCTGGAGCTACACGCTGGAGCCGACCGAGACCGGCACCAGGCTGATCGAGCGCCGCGACGTCTCCAACGGCACCACCTGGCTCTCCCGCAAGGCCATCGACGCCGCGCTCGGCGGCGAACTGCCATTCGAGGCGGAACTGGTCCGCGGCATGCAGGAGACGCTCGGCAAGATCAAGAACGCGGTCGAGTCGAAGGCCTGA
- a CDS encoding FAD-dependent oxidoreductase, whose product MTSPAATKPAILSVDDDPGVSRAVVRDLRRRYGADYRILRAESGAQALDALREMKLRGQPVAVLIADYRMPGMDGIEFLEQAMDLHPYARRVLLTAYADTSAAINAINVVDLDHYLLKPWDPPEEKLYPVLDGLLEAWRSSEHRPVTETKVVGNRWSPRSSEVREFLARNQLPYRWYLADEPEGARLLEAAGADPERCPVVITAAGDALVQPSDSELAQNVGLTVDATGDFYDLIVVGGGPAGLGAAVYGASEGLRTVLVERTATGGQAGQSSRIENYLGFPDGVSGGQLADRARRQAAKFGAEVITTREVIALEVNGSARTVRFADGGRLCAHTVIIATGVDYRRHPAPGVDDFTGRGVYYGSAMTEASECADRDVYIVGGANSAGQAAVFLSRNANTVHLLVRSDSLDNSMSHYLIQQIAQIPNIKVHTNTEVTAADGDDHLQQIVLRNNETGAEEKTEAERLFLFIGAAPQTDWLDGVIKRDQDGYVLAGPDLLVDGARPAGWELPRPPHHLETSVPGVFVAGDVHADSAKRVASAVGEGAMAVMLVHRYLA is encoded by the coding sequence GTGACTTCACCCGCTGCCACGAAACCGGCCATCCTGAGCGTCGATGACGATCCTGGGGTTTCCCGCGCGGTCGTGCGCGACCTGCGACGCCGCTACGGCGCCGACTACCGGATTCTGCGCGCGGAATCGGGCGCCCAGGCGCTCGACGCGCTGCGCGAGATGAAATTGCGCGGCCAGCCGGTCGCCGTCCTGATCGCCGATTACCGGATGCCGGGCATGGACGGCATCGAATTTCTCGAGCAGGCGATGGACCTGCACCCATACGCACGGCGCGTGCTGCTGACCGCCTACGCCGACACCAGCGCCGCGATCAACGCGATCAACGTGGTCGACCTGGACCACTACCTGCTCAAGCCGTGGGACCCGCCGGAAGAGAAGCTGTACCCGGTGCTGGACGGCCTGCTCGAAGCGTGGCGCAGCAGCGAACACCGGCCCGTCACCGAGACCAAGGTGGTCGGCAACCGCTGGTCGCCGCGTTCCTCGGAGGTGCGCGAGTTCCTGGCCCGCAATCAACTCCCCTACCGCTGGTACCTGGCCGACGAGCCGGAGGGCGCCCGGCTGCTGGAGGCGGCCGGTGCCGACCCCGAACGATGTCCGGTGGTGATCACAGCGGCCGGTGACGCCCTGGTGCAGCCGTCCGACAGCGAGCTCGCACAGAACGTCGGACTCACCGTCGATGCCACCGGCGACTTCTACGACCTGATCGTGGTCGGCGGCGGACCGGCCGGTCTCGGCGCGGCGGTGTACGGCGCCTCGGAGGGGTTGCGCACGGTGCTGGTCGAACGCACCGCGACCGGCGGTCAGGCCGGGCAGAGTTCGCGCATCGAGAACTACCTCGGCTTCCCCGACGGGGTGTCCGGCGGGCAGCTGGCCGACCGGGCGCGGCGGCAGGCGGCGAAATTCGGCGCCGAGGTGATCACCACCCGCGAGGTGATCGCGCTGGAGGTGAACGGTTCCGCCCGCACCGTGCGGTTCGCCGACGGCGGCAGGCTCTGCGCACACACGGTGATCATCGCGACCGGTGTCGACTACCGCCGTCATCCGGCCCCCGGCGTCGACGACTTCACCGGCCGCGGTGTGTATTACGGCTCGGCGATGACGGAAGCTTCCGAGTGCGCCGACCGGGATGTCTATATCGTCGGCGGCGCGAACTCGGCGGGACAGGCGGCGGTGTTCTTGTCGCGCAACGCGAATACCGTCCATCTGCTCGTGCGGTCCGACTCGCTGGACAACTCGATGTCGCACTACCTGATCCAGCAGATCGCGCAGATACCGAATATCAAGGTGCACACCAACACCGAGGTGACCGCCGCCGACGGCGACGACCACCTGCAACAGATCGTGTTGCGCAACAACGAGACCGGTGCCGAGGAAAAAACGGAGGCCGAGCGGCTGTTCCTGTTCATCGGCGCCGCACCGCAAACCGACTGGCTCGACGGCGTGATCAAGCGCGACCAGGACGGTTATGTGCTGGCCGGGCCCGACCTGCTGGTCGACGGCGCGCGTCCGGCGGGCTGGGAATTGCCGCGCCCGCCACATCATTTGGAGACCAGCGTGCCCGGCGTGTTCGTGGCAGGCGACGTGCACGCCGATTCGGCCAAGCGCGTCGCGTCGGCGGTCGGCGAGGGCGCGATGGCGGTCATGCTCGTGCACCGGTACCTCGCGTAA